The Acipenser ruthenus chromosome 30, fAciRut3.2 maternal haplotype, whole genome shotgun sequence genome includes the window ccagtccagtccagtccagtgctCTGCTCCCCTGTCTGCGGGAGCCCAGCAGCCTGTACACTGTCTCCACTGCCGGCCTGGTGTTTCTGTGCGCGGCTCAGCTGGCCGAGAATGATGTGGCAATGCCACATGTCGTCCTCCGAGTGCCGCTGCTACCGCCTCAAAGGCTTCTCTCTGCTCAAGCGCTTCCCTCTCTCGGCAGGcagcggaggaggaggaggggggagctCCCGCGCCCTGGAGCAGCCTGTCGGAGACTGGCTGGAGCACGTCGGCCTGCCCCAGTACGAGAGCAAGCTCCTTCTGAACGGCTTCGATGACCTGCACTTCATGGTGAGTACCtgagcactctctctctctctctctctctctctctctctctctctctctctctctaggagtATGTAGCTTTGAGttgtaactctttttttttttgccctgttTTATGGTGTTAGAAGTCATTCAGAGTGGGTCTGGCTTCTGTTGCTCCATCAGTCGTGGTTTTTCTTCTCTAAACATGCTTTTTACCAggttttgagcttgtctggagagcCCTGAAAGCCAGGCACTGAACAGACGTCCGCATTCCattgaaatcatgtgacaatgtgattAAAATGTGATGTTGCAACACTACCAGCCCagctcctctgtgtgtgtgtgtatgtgtgcattgTTTTATAACTTGCTGTCTTGTTTTACCATCTGAAAATGTTCACTCTTTAAGAACCATCTATCTATTCCAGTAAGCCTTTTTTCATTCCTTTTTAGTAGTCGTAACTTTCAGACAGTCCCTAGACTGGTTATTTTAAGCAGGTTTGATCCCGTTTATAATGTAAAATGTGCAGTAATAGATATTTGAGACTGGAAAGACACCTGCTATTATGTCTCTGAAAACAAGCCGGAAGTATTGCATGAATCATAGCTGATACCCCTCGTTGCTTTTCTCAAGGATATTTACAGGCTCTGTAACCTTGCTCTACTCTCGCTTCTCTGCTTGCTACCCAGAAATCCGTGTAACCTTTTGTCTAATGAAAACGTGCCCGTGCACTTATTAAAAAAGCAAGCAGAAATGTAACAATCTGTACAGCGGTAGCAGGCATGTTTCGACCTGTCTCGTCTACATTAGAGGCAGATTATCACCTCCATGGAGGTACCAGTAAATCTTCAAACTGCTTTAGCTGCGATCTCTCGTGGATCAGCCGATCCCCTGCGATGAGGATTGTGTTGCAGTCCGACGGAGCTAAGAGAGGGAGGGACTCCATCATTGTAAAAATCCGTCAGGTCAGCAGTTTTAAAGACAGCCGGCAGGGTGTTTTGATTGGCTTGGTATAAACTGACTGGGAGATGGGGATTGCCTTCCAGTAGTGTGTCAAAGAAACAAGTATCATTGATGCTGTGTTTTGCTCGGATTACATGCATTACAAACCAGCCTGTTGCCTCTCTGCCCTCCCCTTGGCTGTAAACAATGCATTTGAAGATCACATAGCAAAGGGGGTGTTTGTGCCACACGCTCTCTCCTGCTTTGGTCAGCAGTAAGCCTGATCTCATTTTATATCTGCTGTGCAGATCCCAGCCCCCTTAGGGTAGTGTTTTCTGCTAAATCACCAGCACTGTGCTTCTGTGCACTCGGAGTAATGAGGATTGATAGCACAGCGTGCCtggctggtgttttttttttttttttgcagctggcttaaaaaaacagtaaaccTCATAATGATATGTGCATCTATTTTGTTTTGATTCTTAGtctaaaatatatagaaaaacCATCACATGCATGCAGTGAGTACTGGACTGATGATGCTCCTGTATTGTAATTAGCACAGCAGTCTCGGAGAATGCCTGCGAGTGGTCTTTGTGAACTGGAAAAtagcacatatttaaaatgtagaaaggttgaaggttaaaaaaaaatagcgctAGTAAGTGTGGTTCCCTGGTATTCAGACGTTACCGAAAGAATATTAAACAGTGCACCGGGTTTAAATCTGGGGATTTTtgtgttatgattattattatccCTGCTGCCCTGCGGTGTATGCTCTGTATATAATACGTGAGCACACAGCGTCCGAGTAGCTGTATGTGTGAGAGTGCAAGATAAGATTAATATCTAACAGGCTGACAGCAGTGTCCTCTGTCTTAACTGCCCAAATAAAAAGCTTTCCCTGAGGACTCTGAACTGATTGATAATCCATCAAGTGGAGACGAAGCTGCATGCGGTGTGATTCTGTAGCATAACCAAATAAAGCAGATGTGTGTGCGTGCTGCAGATCTCATAGTCGCTGGGGAAACAGGGATAAGTCATTAAAGGCATCTGAGCAGCCAGCACTGATCCATGTCTCTTGGTAAAGATCCTTCCCATTGTATCCTGCGTACAGGAGTTAGAAACGGCTTCAATTACCGATGTTCTCTTTTTCAATATTGATTTGTGTAAGATGCCTTTCTTTTAAGATCCAAGCGGCTTAAAAATTCAGAAAACAAGGTGTCGTTTACATATCTATCAACGATTGAAGAAGCGGGGCCCGTCATCTAGCAGGAAACTATCCAGCAAAGAAAGGACAGGGGACTCTATATTAGATACGGACTAGCATTGATAAAGAAGGCTTTCTAAAAATCCAAGTTAGGGAGGGGAAGCAGTTGAAATGTAGTAATAGTCTAGTTCTCCTTGTGTGGGCCTGATCTGTGCAGCTCAGCCTCCATGCTGTTCTGAATCAATAACGTTTCGACAGGCTTCAAGCGTACAGAACATGCACTGGTGTTGGAAGAAGCAAGACtcttgttaaaataaattagatgCACAGTATTGACTCCTGGCACTGCAAGGATCTGAACAGCTCAGCAgaacgttgtgtgtgtgtggaatgcaAAGACTTAAAAACATCTCAGACCGGGGAGGGAATTCAAAAGTTTGTAACTTGTATTAGTAATGATTTTAATGCATGACTACTGTGCAATGTTAATACAAAGTCCATACCTGAGGAATGAAGGAAACAAGAGATGGGTTTAGCTGGTGTAATTCAGTAAGCCATGAAAGGTCTTGTACCTATGGCTTAAAATTGAGGTGGACAGAAGGCATGACAGGTTTGGAGTGGAAAGCACTGAGCAGAGATTTATCCAGTACGTTGCacctaaaacaaaaagaaacatccAGAACATTGCTTTATCTTCCTGCCTCAGAGTCTTGCACAGATTGTATTAtagtcattttaaaattcaaGGATCTGCATTCAATTTCCCGGAGATGTCGCAACTGAGCAGCAACATCTTGGTCCCCAGTGGGGTCCTCTTTCAGTCCGTTTTTAGATCACTGAGTCAAATGCTATAGCTTTACAAGTATTCCCCTATCTGTACTAAGTGTGAAATGTTACATATCCTTCTCTAATTGCAGCCTTTCAGCTCAAATGAATTTTCAGCTATACACAGTGAATAACATTTGATTCCATGCGATTGGTGCAGAAGAACACTTTCAGCACTGTTTCAGATGAGGGTCGGGCATGTGTAGTAAGTGAAATACTTAACTGCTTTGGGATCTGGACCTGGATGGCGGTTTAATCAAACCGTTCGTGCTCCAGCCAGCTCTTTTAATTACTCAATTGAACACCTATACAGCTCtgaccaaaagctttgcatcaccctactgAATGAACAAacgttgcttcataaagtcgactgaaacctgctgaattaatgttacgttaacatattgaattgcatactgctttgtagtttttcccatatacttaacggaaaactgacacaaattgaaaaatgtgacatttcaaaatctaacgtgaaatactgtgctactgttCTGGCTTCCGGTAGATCTTTGCggtgtcattttgtagtttctttgattgcatgatgttaaataaaagatcaaaatgatgtgcatgtagttgttgttttttaaattgtctctCAATCCtgcaattctaggtgatgcaaaacatttggccacagctgtaggttcCATTAAATTGTTAAAAACCTGATTGAAACTGTTCAGTTCTATAATCAAATACCTGGGGTGAGCAAGGTTATAACCTGGAGTGGATTTAAAGAGCCAGAAATGTCAACTACTGGTTTAGGTAAATAAAACTAGGGCCCTCTCGTCTGGTACCACAGAGCCTGATTATCTGTGGACTATCTTAGGTAGGTAACATTAAGAAGCCCAGAATTGGATCGAATCCATTTTGTGAAACCAACCGTCTGTGTGCCAAGATTGTAAAAAAAGTACCCTATTCACATACCTAAGTAATGCACGTCATTGACATGTTAAAGTGATTGATTGTGTGTGGCATTTGCTTGGTTGAGATCTGCAGTAGTGCTCAGGGCTTGACCGGCATTTCCTCGCAGCGAACAAGTTAAGAGAGTTAACGTTTCAATTATACTAAACGACgacattgaaagaaaaaaaaaaaaacacctttgagCCTGAAGCCTTGTCAAATGGAGATGGATTTGAACATGATTCAATTTCACACCTGATGAAGAGACGTCTGTACTGGAGCTGTGagttcgtttttctttttttcagtaaatGTGTCTCCTGTCAGCCCTATGAAATGCAGCGTTCGTTCTTATTACACTCAAGTTGTTTGACTGGCGTGCCGATTTGTCTTCACAGTTTTGCGAGGAGCTTGGAGTTCAAGCCAGAAGTTTAAAAATCTGCAGAGGGTTTCTCTTTAAGGGCCCTCGAGCGGACAGGCAGCCTGGCACCTTTCCAATGGGTTTAAGGCAAAGGAGCCTGCTTTGTTTCAGTCGAAGAAGCTTGTGAGATGTGTCAAGCTCTCTGCATTCTGATGAGTGATGGGTGTAGCGAGTGTGCTGGGGGAGTCTAGTACTTTTGCTGGCAGAATGATTCGTTTTGAACTTCTTGTTCTATACCAGAAGGGAAAAAATGCAATCGCAAAGGACATGCCTTTTATCTCATATATTGCATATCCACAGCAAGGGGGGAGGCAGTAATGGAAGAGTCTGTTTGTTCTTGCTGTATGTCCTGTACAGTATGCAGACCACACAAGCCAcgcgcaaattgacattaaaacctgcatatGTACAACCCACAAAGTAAAACGCCTATGTAAGATAatgtaaaaaactgaagtttgtcattattAACATACCATTGCATGTCCACTCCATTCATTGAGTGTCATTTTTACATGCATCCAGAAAACTTGTTAACGCTATTACTTTCCTAGTCTTCTCCCTGTGCAAATGTAAATATTTGATCTGCTGGAAAAACATCCTTGCAATAGAATCCCAGCACAGTGCATTGGGAGCGTGCCGCCCACATGGGCTTCTAGGAATGCATTACCAGGAGTCCCTGGACACTAACCTCATAGTACCGAGGAATTACTTAACACTCACTTTACTGCTCCATATCAGATACTAAAACTAAAGgcgtttctctttttaaaagcacCGAGGTAAAGTTTGGTTTTGCTGTTTAACGTCCCTGAGATATAAGGACGTCTGCTGTTTTTCCAAGTTCAGTCTGGTTAAGTTGAAAGGTGAAGAAGTTCAGGAAGTCTTGAAAGCAGATTGGCTACAAGCGTGCTCGTCTTACTGTTTATGAAACGCCACATTTCATGAGAGTTTGTAGTAACCGGAAATGTTCTGAGAAATCCAGGAAAACGTCTTCCTAGGAGGAGCTGTTCAGCTTGTACCATGCTTTGCCTTCATCCATCAATTCAAGTTCGTTGAACTTGGAAACCCCAGTGTAGAGCTGACTTAGACTACAgtaagtgtgttttgtttgtgtctgtatgtgtgttttgtgtgtgtctgtacgtgtgtgtgtgtgtgtgtgtgtgtgtgtgtgtgcgcgtgctctGGCAGGTCTCTCTTGTTAATATTCTGCAGGTCACTGCAGGGTAACATTATTAACTGTATTAATGACACTGTGTTAGTGAGCACTGCCAGGGAAGCTGTGGATATCCTCGGATCTGCCCAGCTTGTTAGTGTCTGTCCCAGCTTCTTCATAAAGTGTGGTCATACCCTTCATAAACCAGCGATTATCGCTTTGATGGGAGCTGCACACAGGGCTCCAATTAGTGTTGCTGCCGTTGTCACTGTCATCAGGTTATTCCCGACCGCCGGAGCCAGTGAGAGCCTGCCAACTCCGGTAGACGAGCCCGTGCCAGGGAGGCTGTCATTCGACCGCTCCTGTGACACGCAGTGCCCCTTTATATGCTCCTCCAGCAGGGATAGATGGCAGGTCTGTTGTGTTGGCACAAGCGGAATGCATTTATTTCTGCACAAACTGTTTGCGTTGCACATCGTGTTCTTTCAAAGTCGTAATAATCACGTACAGTAACACGTCCGTGAGAAATGTATTAATGTTAAAAACAGCTGGAGGATTTTATATGGTTCGGGTGGCATTTAAGGTATGGCTTTTCATTTAACCCGTGTTGGCAAACTATAGTGCTGTATATTTCAACAAAAACAAGATTCCTTAATTTCtaaagtaatgttaatttatAGTTGTAAGCTCACGGTTAGGCATTGTTATTCCGCAGCTGTTCTTaggatttttttaatgttattttggtGCCCATGTAAAGAAAGGCTAGACCCCAGAACTCAATGTAATAGTCAGGATCCATCCAAGTACCTGGGATGAAGGAACCAGTTTTAATTCAATACGCCAGCACCGACCTTTCAAGATTTTACAAAGACTTCAGTTCAGGGGCCACCCTGGTGTCTGGTTTTTTGGAGATGTCTAAAATGACAGAGGATGTTTCCCAGAAGAGAAAGGTGACCTTCAAGAGAGCTTTGTCAGCCGGGGGCAGAGTAATAGGGCATTCTGTGCCTCTGTGTCCTTTTAAAAGATTTTCTGTCAGCACCACGAACGATACACTCTGCACCTTTATTAAGAATGGAGATTTCTTTCAGAAACGTCAGCTAAAAATGCAACAAACCACCTGTTCTGTGTGTTAAAAAGGCAACGGACGACCCAGGAATACAGGTGCTGCACCAGACAAAGGAACTGCTGGTGACTGCCCCCTGTGATGCTTTAATAGGAATTACGAGCTGAAAGGGCATTTTCATTAACCCATTCTCCTTGCTTCAAGAGACAGTTTAAAGATCTGCTTTATTTAGGACCAGCTCCCTTGTCACAGTGGTCGTAGTGGGGAGGGGGTTCCACTGTTTTTGGTTAAGGGAGTTTTGCGCACAACTCAAACCCCAGCAGTGACCCCCCGAATGTAACTCTCTGCTGTGTAATCAGCCTGTCCAGTTTATATTGAAGGTTTTTGTTGTAATTGGGGATGCTCTGAAGGCTAATTTAATTGAAGTGGCAATCTGCCTTCCCTTCCTCCAAACCAATTTCAATACGAACCAATTCACTGCTTTGTGCTGTGAGCTTGCTAgtctgcatttgtatttttgtaatagtttttcATTTGGACAACTTGAGtgataaagtgttttgttttttttttaaatccagaacaATCCAGTTTGATTTTTAATTCATCTTCATATAATGTGCATCTGAtctaacaaatctttttttttttttttggtgtgcgtGCATGTTTGTCCTCTTCCAAGTCCTcaagctctaaccactagagcgcACTGCCCGTATCCACACCCCCAATCCATCATTAAGCCATTTTTTCTGCTGGTTTCAGGGAAGCAATGTAATGGAGGACCTAGACCTGCGAGAGATCGGGATCTCGGACCCTCAGCACCGGAAGAAGATCCTGCAGGCTGCCCGCTCCCTGCCCAAGGTACTGTACTGATCCGTTCCCTTTGAGCAGCCTCGTGCTCTCTTACTGATGCAGCTGGGCAGGGCAGGAGATCACTGAAGCCACTACATCCTCAGTGTAGAAGGTACTGGGTGCAACAGACTGGGAGTATGAATCATATACCCACTGTGCAACAACAGCAAAAGCAGAGCTCTCTTTGGAGCACCCTGTTGCTCAGTTGCCCTCTGTAAAGGGGATGACGAGATCCAGCAATGGGTTACCTGGTTAGTAATCAAGGGCCTGCTTGCTGATTGTGTCTCTCCGGTCCCAGGTCAAGGCTCTAGGCTGTGATGGCAGCTCCTCTCTCGCCACCTGGTTGGATTTGCTGGGACTGCAGGATTACCTCCAGAACTTCCTTGCCAGCGGCTACCGCACCATCGACTGCGTCAAGAACCTGTGGGAGCTGGAGATCGTCAACGTGAGTACAGCAGAGCGCCACCACCAGGCTGGGGGGGTCCTAGTGCGACCTGTTTACTTCTCAGGTTTCGACTACCTTCTCTTGGCTCTGTCTTACCTGTGTTCCTTTCGCTCAGGTGTTGAAGATTAACCTGCTCGGTCACAGGAAACGCATCATCGCCTCCCTCGCTGAGCGGCCCTACGAGGAAGCGCCCGTGAAACCCCCGCGGCTCTCCCAGATCAGAGTGAGTCATTGTGTACCATTTCTAACTGAGGAGTTCTTTCACAGAGCTGCAGTACTCCAGTTCTTAATGTGTTAACATTAAAACCCATTTACTTTTTCCTCTGCCTGTGTCCCAATTCAAACCGGTTTGCTGTTAATGGAAACAGGATTTCAAACGGCAGGTGGAAGCATTAGCATCCCTGTAACGTGAGGCTGTTTTAAATCGCGGCATGTATTTAATTAGCACGCAGCAGCTACCCGCTACCCGCCTTTTGTCGCTCTTAGTTGGATTAAACTTGACTAGGCTGGTTTTCTCTCGTGTGTGTCGCAGTGCCAGGACCTCGTCTCCCAGACCTCCTCTCCACTCAGTCACGACTCGTACACCGGCCGCTCCATGGACATGCTGCTGCCCCAGGGGGATTCTGGGAGGAGGCGAGCCGAGCACGAGCAAGAGGCCCCACGCCGCTCTCGGTCAGAGCGGCACCACACACAGGTGGGGGGTGAGGGGAGGGGGTCgctcatttgttttgtgtgtagatTGAGGAATTCCAAAAAGCCTTGCAGAGAACtcggtataaaaaaaaaaaaagtgtggaatTATAAAGTAGCCAGAACTCTCCACTATCCAACAACTAGCCAGGCTGTGAGGCAAATTCAGTGTATTTAAAATTCTAACAGAAGTTGATGTGCTAATTAGCATTACCAGCCGTTGGCGCGttacactttttattattaacgTAAAAAAGCACATTGGCGCTGCAGTACTCTGTTTTTAGGGTTGTAGAAATTGACTGTGCTATAGCTACGTGTCTCTGGAGGTCACGTCTGTCCGTCCGTCCCTCGCTCTAGCGCTTGCTGTTTGTGTCTCCTTCAGGACAGACACGAGGAACGTCGAGAGCCCAAGTTAACCCTTCGACCGCCGAGCCTCGCAGCGCCCTACGCACCAGTCCAGAACTGGCATCATCAGCCGGAGAAGCTCATCTTCGAGTCCTGTGGCTACGAGGCAAACGTAAGGGCCAGCTGTCCTGACCAGACTGCAAGGCAGTTATTCTGATTCCAAGCTGCAGTGATGACACGGttcagtttcttgtttttttttgtttgttttttccagtacATGGGATCAATGCTCATTAAGGACCTCCGAGGGACTGACTCTACACAGGACGCCTGTGCGAAAATGAGGGTGTGTATTTACAAGAGAATCCCTTTACACTAAATATTGCGCAAGACTGAATTTTGACATAACTCATTTTGGTAAATGATCGCTTGCCTTCTCAAATGATACGTACGTGAAAGCTGAGTTTTGTGTGAGCGCTCCCTTACAGAAAGGCAAATCTCATAGCATTGTAATGCCTGCGTATTATCTTGAAAGATTCCTCAACAAGCATGCCACTGCAGTGCCATTTGAAGATCGTTTAGGAGCAAGCCTCCCTCTGTGCGCGTCACAATCTCGTTCAAATTCAGCCTGCTGCTTCTCTGTAAATTGCCTCAGTCCAATCCTCTGTTTGTCTTTCTCCCAGCGGTCGACGGAGCAGATGAGAAAGATCCCCACTATCGTCCTCTCCATCACCTACAAAGGGGTGAAGTTCATTGATGCTTCCACCAAGGTAGGGCTTGCGCTGTGCTGATAAGAGGCAGGCTTTTGTTCCATACTTTCCAATCGTGGCCAGCCATCTTTCCCGAATTGAAGACTGTGTAAGATGTCTTTCCTATTCTCTTTCCATTGTGAGAAGCACCTCAAGAAAGGTTTGATTGATCTGAACTACAATAAAGAAACAGACAAAGCTGCCGTTTCAAACTAATGAACCCCCGAATGATGCTCACAATGtgaagttgttttttctttagctAGATGGACTTGAAtatgaagttgtttttttaaacacagagtTTCCTCCTTACTTCTCAATGTGATAATACATTCATTTAGTTTGTTCACATGAAAATGATTTCACTGTATAAGGACCATTGTTGAATTCACTGCCCTCcatattttcacattttttaaatacatcaagGGAGAGCCTTCTGGTAG containing:
- the LOC117397877 gene encoding ankyrin repeat and SAM domain-containing protein 1A-like isoform X8; protein product: MMWQCHMSSSECRCYRLKGFSLLKRFPLSAGSGGGGGGSSRALEQPVGDWLEHVGLPQYESKLLLNGFDDLHFMGSNVMEDLDLREIGISDPQHRKKILQAARSLPKVKALGCDGSSSLATWLDLLGLQDYLQNFLASGYRTIDCVKNLWELEIVNVLKINLLGHRKRIIASLAERPYEEAPVKPPRLSQIRCQDLVSQTSSPLSHDSYTGRSMDMLLPQGDSGRRRAEHEQEAPRRSRSERHHTQDRHEERREPKLTLRPPSLAAPYAPVQNWHHQPEKLIFESCGYEANYMGSMLIKDLRGTDSTQDACAKMRRSTEQMRKIPTIVLSITYKGVKFIDASTKNVIAEHEIRNISCAAQDPEDLCTFAYITKDLLTSHHYCHVFSTVDVNLTYEIIMTLGQAFEVAYQLALQAQRPKPHAAGSEVTEMKSTRPVPKPRESSMRKSTGAPLPESCCCYCQTYTTHRPSYLPLHSVSPRVQMEPLELEPDSQSHGSASWIVDQKADPKRIISTKNTAHGWMS
- the LOC117397877 gene encoding ankyrin repeat and SAM domain-containing protein 1A-like isoform X9; the protein is MDAFQGSGGGGGGSSRALEQPVGDWLEHVGLPQYESKLLLNGFDDLHFMGSNVMEDLDLREIGISDPQHRKKILQAARSLPKVKALGCDGSSSLATWLDLLGLQDYLQNFLASGYRTIDCVKNLWELEIVNVLKINLLGHRKRIIASLAERPYEEAPVKPPRLSQIRCQDLVSQTSSPLSHDSYTGRSMDMLLPQGDSGRRRAEHEQEAPRRSRSERHHTQDRHEERREPKLTLRPPSLAAPYAPVQNWHHQPEKLIFESCGYEANYMGSMLIKDLRGTDSTQDACAKMRRSTEQMRKIPTIVLSITYKGVKFIDASTKNVIAEHEIRNISCAAQDPEDLCTFAYITKDLLTSHHYCHVFSTVDVNLTYEIIMTLGQAFEVAYQLALQAQRPKPHAAGSEVTEMKSTRPVPKPRESSMRKSTGAPLPESCCCYCQTYTTHRPSYLPLHSVSPRVQMEPLELEPDSQSHGSASWIVDQKADPKRIISTKNTAHGWMS